Proteins found in one Muntiacus reevesi chromosome 2, mMunRee1.1, whole genome shotgun sequence genomic segment:
- the HMX3 gene encoding homeobox protein HMX3 has protein sequence MPEPGPDAPGTASAQPPPPPPPPPAPKESPFSIKNLLNGDHHRPPPKPQPPPRTLFAPASAAAAAAAAAAAAAKGALEGAAGFALSQVGDLAFPRFEIPAQRFALPAHYLERSPAWWYPYTLTPAGGHLPRPEASEKALLRDSSPASGTDRDSPEPLLKADPDHKELDSKSPDEIILEESDSEEGKKEGEAAPGAAGASVGAAAAAAAPGTEDWKKGAESPEKKPACRKKKTRTVFSRSQVFQLESTFDMKRYLSSSERAGLAASLHLTETQVKIWFQNRRNKWKRQLAAELEAANLSHAAAQRIVRVPILYHENSAAEGAAAAAAGAPVPVSQPLLTFPHPVYYSHPVVSSVPLLRPV, from the exons ATGCCGGAGCCCGGGCCGGACGCCCCCGGCACCGCTAGCGCTCAGCCCCcaccgccgccgcccccgcctccCGCGCCCAAGGAGTCCCCGTTCTCCATCAAGAACCTACTCAACGGAGACCACCATCGGCCGCCCCCTAAGCCGCAGCCGCCCCCACGGACGCTCTTCGCTCCGGcctcagccgccgccgccgcggcagCCGCCGCGGCCGCTGCGGCCAAGGGAGCCTTGGAGGGAGCCGCGGGCTTCGCGCTCTCGCAGGTGGGCGACCTGGCTTTCCCCCGCTTTGAGATCCCGGCGCAGAGGTTTGCCCTGCCCGCGCACTACCTGGAGCGCTCCCCGGCCTGGTGGTACCCCTACACCCTGACCCCCGCCGGCGGCCACCTCCCGCGACCTGAAG CCTCGGAGAAGGCCCTGCTGCGAGACTCCTCCCCCGCCTCGGGCACCGACCGCGACTCCCCGGAGCCGCTGCTGAAGGCCGACCCCGACCACAAGGAGCTGGACTCCAAGAGCCCGGACGAGATCATTCTGGAGGAGAGCGATTCGGAGGAGGGCAAGAAGGAGGGCGAGGCGGCGCCGGGCGCGGCCGGGGCGAGcgtgggggcggcggcggcggcggcggcgccgggcACTGAGGACTGGAAGAAGGGCGCAGAGAGCCCAGAGAAGAAGCCCGCGTGCCGCAAGAAGAAGACGCGCACGGTCTTCTCGCGCAGCCAGGTCTTCCAGCTCGAGTCCACCTTTGACATGAAGCGCTACCTGAGCAGCTCGGAGCGCGCCGGCCTGGCCGCGTCCCTGCACCTCACCGAGACGCAGGTCAAGATCTGGTTCCAGAACCGCCGCAACAAGTGGAAGCGGCAGCTGGCGGCCGAGCTGGAGGCGGCCAACCTGAGCCACGCCGCGGCGCAGCGCATTGTGCGCGTGCCCATCCTCTACCACGAGAACTCGGCCGCCGAGGGCGCAGCGGCCGCGGCCGCGGGGGCCCCGGTGCCGGTCAGCCAGCCGCTGCTCACCTTCCCGCACCCCGTGTACTACTCGCATCCGGTGGTCTCGTCCGTGCCGCTACTCCGGCCCGTCTGA